In the genome of Pseudopipra pipra isolate bDixPip1 chromosome 4, bDixPip1.hap1, whole genome shotgun sequence, one region contains:
- the TMEM33 gene encoding transmembrane protein 33, whose protein sequence is MADSTQNGPMPGGAGGGAVQFLMANKLDTAMWISRLFTVYCSALFVLPLLGLHEAASFYQRALLANALTSALRLHQRLPHFQLSRAFLAQALLEDSCHYLLYSLIFVNSYPVTMSIFPVLLFSLLHAATYTKKVLDARSSNSLPFLRNLLEKLNANQQNILKFIACNEIFLMPATVFMLFSGQGSLLQPFIYYRFLTLRYSSRRNPYCRTLFTELRIVVEHLIMKPSCPVFVRRLCLSSISFISRLAPTVA, encoded by the exons ATGGCGGACTCCACGCAGAACGGGCCCATGCCaggcggggccggcggcggggctgTG CAATTTCTGATGGCTAACAAGTTGGATACAGCAATGTGGATTTCCCGCTTGTTCACAGTTTACTGCTCAGCTTTATTTGTCCTGCCTCTTCTAGG GTTGCATGAAGCAGCAAGCTTTTATCAGCGTGCCTTGCTGGCAAATGCTCTTACTAGTGCCCTCCGACTGCATCAAAGGCTACCACACTTTCAGCTTAGCAGGGCATTTCTGGCCCAGGCTTTGCTGGAGGACAGCTGCCACTACCTGCTGTACTCCCTTATCTTTGTGAATTCCTACCCTGTTACAA TGAGTATTTTTCCAGTTCTGCTGTTCTCATTGCTTCATGCTGCCACATACACAAAGAAGGTTCTTGAT gcACGAAGTTCAAATAGTTTGCCTTTTCTGAGAAATCTCTTAGAGAAACTGAATGCTAATCAACAGAATATTCTAAAATTCATTGCTTGCAATGAAATTTTCCTCATGCCAGCTACAGTTTTTATGCTCTTCAG TGGACAAgggagcctgctccagccatTCATTTACTATAGGTTTCTTACGTTACGCTACTCTTCTCGGCGAAATCCGTACTGTCG GACTCTCTTCACTGAGCTCAGGATTGTTGTTGAACACTTAATAATGAAGCCCTCGTGCCCTGTTTTTGTAAGAAGACTATGCCTCAGCAGCATTTCCTTTATAAGCAGATTGGCACCAACTGTTGCATAG